From the Oreochromis niloticus isolate F11D_XX unplaced genomic scaffold, O_niloticus_UMD_NMBU tig00001669_pilon, whole genome shotgun sequence genome, one window contains:
- the LOC112844847 gene encoding collagen alpha-2(VIII) chain-like: MMMEEEEEDRAESAGSSCPSVRSDRSKDPPPGFSGEPGPTRGQRSQSAGSSCPSVRSDRSKDPPPGFSGEPGPTRGQRSQSAGSSCPSVRSDRSKPEPPNFSGEPGPTSLRGHTETQQLKPGSYWLLLLHQDNTEPQWCGCSG; the protein is encoded by the exons atgatgatggaggaagaggaggaagacagagcagagtctgcaggatccagctgtccgtctgtgaggagtgaccggTCCAAAGATCCACCTCCAGGCTTCAGTGgtgaacctggaccaacgag aggtcagaggtcacagtctgcaggatccagctgtccgtctgtgaggagtgaccggTCCAAAGATCCACCTCCAGGCTTCAGTGgtgaacctggaccaacgag aggtcagaggtcacagtctgcaggatccagctgtccgtctgtgaggagtgaccggTCCAAACCTGAACCTCCAAACTTCAGTGgtgaacctggaccaacgag tctgagaggtcacacagagacccagcagctaaagcctggatcatactggctgctgttactCCATCAGGACAACACTGAACCACAGTGGTGTGGATGTAGTGGATAA